The genomic DNA TTATGCGGAAATATCGTTCCTTCGTTCACATAGTTGGCACCATGCACGTGGTCAATTCCGAGGATCAACGGAATCCCCAAACGACTTTCATCAAGGGCTACTTGCTGAATTCCCCCAACAAAATCTACCCAGCGCTCGGCTTTATCACTACCACTCAAAAATGAGCCGACGTGGTATTTCAGAATAGCATCCCGAAACAAATCGACATTCAGGTCGAGGGTTTTGTTTCCGTCAAGGGTGATGGTACTCAGGCAGATTTGGGTCATTTGCCCAAGCTTCTCGTCGATGGTCATCTGCTCCATCAGCTGATTGACGCGGTCGCTATCGGTCTGTGCAAAAACATTGATTTTTGTCAAGGCCAGCACCAAGGCAAGGCTTAAAAATATCTTCTTCATATATATGGACTGATCAAAAAGTGGGGGACTAAAAATAACTATTCAGGTCAGACACATAGGTCTGACCCTACCCAAAACGGGATATTATTTCTTATGGAAAATCACGGCAAAACCACCGCCATTAACCATCTTGATGTTCAACTCATCAGCTTTGCTCACTGACTTTGTTTTCAGCAAATAATCGATGGCAGCCATTTCGGCATTTGGTCCGTCCGTCAAGATTTCCGCTTCGTATTGACCATCCTTCAGGAAGTCCAATGCAACGGCTGTTTCCATGCCTTCAGCGCCGGTCATTCCTGCCAAGAACCAATCGTTTCCGTGGCGACGAGCGATGATGATGTGCTCACCTACCTCTCCAGAAATTACTTTCGTTTCGTCCCACGTCGTTGGCATTTGAGCAATGAATGAAGTGAATTTTTGCTCACGCTCATAGTTGCTTGGGCTGTCGGCCATCATTTGCAAAGGCGCTTCGTAAACCACAAACATAGCCGCCTGATGGGCACGTGTTCCAATGGCCATTGGGCGGTCAAAACGGATCATATAGTTTTGTGCGTGGGCATTGTCCATCGCTCCAGGAGTATAATCCAAAGGACCAGCGAGCATACGTGTAAATGGCAAAGTAACGTTGTGTGTTGGCGTAACTTCATCACTCCACTTATTATTTTCTAAACCTTTTACCCCTTCGTAGTTCACGATGTTCGGGTAGGTTTTTTCCATCCCTGTTGGTTTGAAAGCACCGTGGTAATCTACCAACAAATGACGCTCAGCAGCCAATACCGCTACCTCTTCGTAGAAATTCACCATATCCTGATCTGCACGCTGCATGAAATCAATCTTGATTCCCTTAACACCCCATTTTTCATACAAATCCAAGGTACCGGCGATGTCCTCATTCAACGGTCCCCATAGCGCCCAAAGGATCAGTCCTACGCCACGCTCATTACCATATTTCACCAATTCTTCTACATTGATATCTTTGGCATATTCTTTAATATTGGTCGTTGACTTGGTCCATCCTTCATCCAAAATTACATAAGGGATATTGTTATTGGCCGCAAAATCGATATAATACTTGTACGTTTCATTGTTCAGCCCGGCTTTGAAATCTACCCCGTAAAGGTTATTGGCATTCCACCAGTCCCAGGCAACTTTTCCCGGCTTGATCCATGAGGTATCTTTGATTTTTGAAGGAGTAGAAAGTTTGTACACCAAGTTACCCTCGATCAAGTCGCCGGCTTCTTCAGCAATAGGAAATACACGCCAAGGGAAGGAACGCTTTCCTGCCGTTTTGGCGATATAGTCCGCTTCTTCAGTAATGATTTCGTTGCGGTCGCCAAGCTCCCCTTTTTCTGCCACGGTAGCTTTTACAACATGTGGGAATTTTGAAACAAGCTGTCCTTTACCATTGGATTCAAGGAACAGGTGTGGATAGTCGAATAAATCCGCTTCGGTAAGTCCTACGTGTAAATCTCCCGCTACAATGTTCAGCATGGGCAACGAACAGAAGGTTCCTGCCAAAATATTCTTCATGTTGAACACCTCATAGTAGCGCTCATAATGTGAGATCAGGCTTTCTTCCGTAGGGAAAAACACCTTTGGGTTTCCTGGTAAAGTAAAGTCAAAAACCTCATTGTTAATGATCACGCTTCCTTTTTTATCCAACACAAAACGGTAAGCTACACCGGCGTCATAGGCGCGAGCAATCAGCTGAATACCACTTTTGAATTTCACGGTCAGCTCATTGTAATGATTATCGACCGTTTCGAATTTTACGGGCACCACTGGGGTTTCCGAAAGTTGATGTTCCTTAATGCTGGAGTTGGCGATTTTCGCCCCTGCCCCAAGATATTTCCCATCTACCTGCAAATCAATTTTTGTAGGGTCGATAGCTGCACGCCCGAAAGCACGGACAGAAAATTTAAGCGTTTTGCCAGTGTGCAAGGTGAAACGCATTTTTTTGTTTGGGGAATTGACCATCAGGTCTTCCGCCATCAGGCTGTTGCAGGCCAATAGGCACGCTACAAAAAATAATACCTTCTTCATCATATCAATCAGTCTAAAATATTGCTCAAAAATTATCCGCCATTATTTCAGCGGATACACTGCTAAATCTTTGTATTCTGCAAAATGGGTATGATCCATTTGCCGGAGCCCGATCCAGCCCGGTTGGGTGATCGCTCGGCCTCCTACAGCACCATCGTCTTCGTACTGAAGCGTTTCCACGCCATCGACGAACAGGCTGATATTTTTTCCTTTTTTCAGCAATCCGATGCGGTGAAAGCGATCGGTGCTGTCAGTGGAGATCGGGTCGTTGCCTTGTGCCACTAAATGAAAACCATGATTTTTCCTCAGGTTGGCGCCCTGCCGTTTTCCACTCCAATAGGAGATATGATAATTGTTCAGGTCTCCGCTGTGATAGTCGGGGAAATAGCCCGCTCGCTTTTTAAGTTGCTTGTCAAATATTGAACTGCCATTGACGCCCCGTGCATTGAAGAACAAAATTGCCAGGCCTTCCTGCTTGTTTTCCGGACGGAAGCGATAAGTGAGGAAAAAGTCTGCGGGCATTTCCGGCTTCAGCCAGGCCACCATATGGTTACCCGACAGGGAGCTCGGATCTGGCCGTGATTCACTTTCCAGGCATAAGGCTTTGTTTTTAATTTCCATGGATTTCCCGCCTTCGAGTTCCCAGTTTTTCAGCTCCAGCCTGTTGGCAAAATTGGCCTGATAAATGGGCTCCTCCCAATTGACCATGTTCATGAGCTGTTCAGGGTAATTGGGCACTTTTGGGGAGCAGGAAACTAACAACAGAAAAGCGGCAATGCCGAGGGCAGATTTTATCATGATTTATTTGACCCTAAATTTGTAAATCGATTTTGAGGAGTAAACTTTCCCTGGCGTCAGGATAAAAGCCTTGAAGTTCGGTTGATTTACCGCATCAGGAAACTCCTGAGTTTCGAGGCAAAAGGCCGTTCTAAAATCATCCTTGGCACCACTGGCAAAAGTGTTTTTACTTTCCATGAAGTTGCCACTATAAAATTGCAGGCACCTTTCAGTGGAGAACACTTCCATCACAATGCCACTTTTATCGCCCATAACCTCAGCCATCTTGGTCAGTTTGCCCTTCTTTTTCTTTAAAAAAAAGTTATGGTCATAGCCCATTCCGTTGGTCAGTTGATCGTTTTTTTGCTCGATATCGCGACCGATGGTTTTAGCTTCAGTAAAATCGAAAGGGGTCCCTTTCACTTTGGCGTTCTTTCCAAGAGGAATCAGGCCAGCATCCACGGGCGTGTACTCCTTGGCAGGAATACGCAAGCGATGGTTTAAAATACTGCCGCTGCCTTCCCCATTCAGGTTGAAAAAAGCATGATTGGTCAGGTTACAAGGGGTCGCCTTATCGGCGGTAGCATGATAGGTAATTTCCAGTGCATTCTCCTCGGTAAGGGTGTAAGTAACTTTCACCTCCATGTTTCCCTGAAAACCTTCCGCACCATCAGGATGTGTAAGGTGCAGTTCAAGGGTAGATTCATTAACCTGAGTAGCCTCCCAGGTCAGGTTTTGAAAACCTTGCAAACCACCATGCAAACTGTTTTCTCCATTATTGATGGGTAACTGAAACTGCTGCCCATCGACGGTAAACTGTCCTTTGGCGATCCGATTGCCAACACGGCCTATCAGTGCACCGAAATAAGGCTCCGTGGAGCTTAAATATTGGGCCGCCTGATCGAAACCAACAACCACATTCGTCGGTACCCCCTGCGCATTGGGAACTTTCAGGTTCATGATTCGTCCGCCGAGGTTGGTAACGGTCATCTCCATCTGTTGGCTATTCCGTAGCGTAAAGGTTTTATACGGCGTAGGAATATCCGCAAATGCAGTAGCGAATATCAATAAAAAAGCGATAAATAATGTAGAAAATTTCAGCATGGTTGATTTGTATTATTGATGAAAAAAAATGGGGATTACTGCTATGTAGGGTCGCTGCGTGCAACGTCCGTACCGATAGGCACAAAAATATTCGATAAACCCATTTCAACATTAGTCCAAGCGAGACGCTTGAACTAATGAGGGCTGTAAGTAATCCCAGCCAATTTACAAATTACTTACTTTCCTAAAGCATTTGAATTGTCCTTCAACATTTTTTCAACTTCTTTCTTCGCTTCTTCTCTACTTTTACTGAAAATCTTATTCAACTTTTCCAAATCAAATTTCGACTCACGGTCATAAGAGAATAAACCATTTTGCTCTTGTTCCACATCCGTCAGCTGCGTGTAACAGAATCCCCAGATATTGTCAAGGGAAAGGATTACATTCACCTGATCTTCCAGACGCTTATAGAATTCTTCTTTGGTTTGCGGCGGCGTTCCGTATCCCCAGGAAGTGGCGCTTTTGGCTACGCCTTCGTTTTGTTGGTTGTGCAACCAGCGGATACCACCGAACTCATCCACCATATATGGCTGACCAGCATAATCGGCACTTTCCTCATGCTTGATATATACCCCGCGCTCCGATTTGCTCAGCTGATTGTACAACTCCATCGGGTCTTGCTTGTAAGTATGCTCGGCATAAACATCTTCTTTCTCAGCATGAATTCCACCACTTGCCGTAACGACAGGGCGTGTTGGGTCCAAAGCTTTGGTCAGGTCGTAAACATCATCCTGCATTCTCGACTGAATCTCCAGATTTTTTGGTCGCCAAGTTTCGTTGAATGGTGTCCAAGCTACAATCGCTGGCTCGTTGATATCACGCTCCACAATCGAAGTCCATTCCGACAAGAAATTTCTCACTGCCGCTTCGTTGCTGTTGTCCATTCCCCAGTTTGCGGACTCTCCCCAAACCAAATATCCGAGGCGTGCCGCCCAGTGCAAATAGCGTTGCTCAAATACTTTTTGGTGCATACGTGCGCCATTAAATCCAGCCAATTTCCCTCTTTGAATATCTGCTTTCAGTTCATCATCAGAAGGAGCAGTCCATCCACCATCAGGATAAAATCCTTGATCCAATACCAAACGCTGATAATACAGCTCATTGTTCAGGAAAACACGGTTGCCTTCAATATGTACCTTACGCATTCCCGCATAAGAGAACACATTATCAATTTGCTTGCCGTCGGCATCAAACAAGTCGAAATATACTTCATACAAGAATGGATTTTCAGGACTCCACGTTTTTGGGAAACGCAGAGGAATCACACAAAAACCAGCATCAGAAGCAGCAAATGTACCTTCGCCAACAATTCTTTTATCTTCACGCACACGGATACGCAACTTGGTACCTGCCTGCAAATTGCGGTAAGTCGGACGGAACACAAACTGCTTATTATCCAAATCAGGGATGATCTGTACTTTGTTCAAAGCATGACGGTAAACCGGCTCCATCCAAACCGTCTGCCAGATGCCTGTGGTACGAGAATAAAAACAACCGCGAGAGTCTTTATCATGGCACTGCTTTCCAGTAGCTTGAAGTTTAGAACGGGTATCGTCCTCTACATAAACCACCAAATCAGCTTCTTCACCCAAAGTAACAAAGTTGGAAATATCCATAGAGAAAGAGGTGGATCCTCCCCAGTGTTTACCTACCAACTGACCGTTGATGAATACCTGACAGTAATAATCTACGGCTCCAAAGTTCAACAACACATCTTGTCCTCTCCACGAAGCTTCCGGCTTGATTTTGCGGTGATACCACATCGCAGGAATGAAATCTTTGTACTCCACCCCTGAAAGTTTAGATTCTGGTGCGAATGGTACCGTAATTTCTTTATCAAAACCTTTAGCCGAAGCGTAATTTTTTGACAATCCCTCTTTATTAAAATCAAATTTATAGGTCCACTTTCCATTGAGGTTCATCCAAAGCTCGCGCTCGAATTGTGGACGCGGATACTCATGGCGCGGGTAATCAATACCTTGCGCATACGTGCTTGCTACCTGCAGCACGATTAACATTAGTATGGAAAAAAATCTTTTCATAAAAACAAAAAATATGGTCGTGCCCAATGCAGTATTGGGCACTTATTGATATCAGTTCAATTAATCTTTATTTTTCAATTTTTAACAACTTCCCAACAATGCGGGTGCTTGTTTGTACACTGCCAGAAGTTGCCCCCGTAGTAGAAGGTTGTCTTCCGCCCACATTAATGGTGAATGTTCCAGGCTCTACCACACGATCACCTTTTTTATTGATCATCGAGAATTGTTCGGGGGTCAGGGAGAATTTCACCACCTGGCTTGCGCCTTTTTTCAGATGGATTCTCTCGAATGCCGCCAACTGTCGGATAGGTCTGAGGGTCGAGGCCTTTTTGTCT from Persicobacter psychrovividus includes the following:
- a CDS encoding glycoside hydrolase family 97 protein, which produces MMKKVLFFVACLLACNSLMAEDLMVNSPNKKMRFTLHTGKTLKFSVRAFGRAAIDPTKIDLQVDGKYLGAGAKIANSSIKEHQLSETPVVPVKFETVDNHYNELTVKFKSGIQLIARAYDAGVAYRFVLDKKGSVIINNEVFDFTLPGNPKVFFPTEESLISHYERYYEVFNMKNILAGTFCSLPMLNIVAGDLHVGLTEADLFDYPHLFLESNGKGQLVSKFPHVVKATVAEKGELGDRNEIITEEADYIAKTAGKRSFPWRVFPIAEEAGDLIEGNLVYKLSTPSKIKDTSWIKPGKVAWDWWNANNLYGVDFKAGLNNETYKYYIDFAANNNIPYVILDEGWTKSTTNIKEYAKDINVEELVKYGNERGVGLILWALWGPLNEDIAGTLDLYEKWGVKGIKIDFMQRADQDMVNFYEEVAVLAAERHLLVDYHGAFKPTGMEKTYPNIVNYEGVKGLENNKWSDEVTPTHNVTLPFTRMLAGPLDYTPGAMDNAHAQNYMIRFDRPMAIGTRAHQAAMFVVYEAPLQMMADSPSNYEREQKFTSFIAQMPTTWDETKVISGEVGEHIIIARRHGNDWFLAGMTGAEGMETAVALDFLKDGQYEAEILTDGPNAEMAAIDYLLKTKSVSKADELNIKMVNGGGFAVIFHKK
- a CDS encoding glycoside hydrolase family 2 protein — protein: MKRFFSILMLIVLQVASTYAQGIDYPRHEYPRPQFERELWMNLNGKWTYKFDFNKEGLSKNYASAKGFDKEITVPFAPESKLSGVEYKDFIPAMWYHRKIKPEASWRGQDVLLNFGAVDYYCQVFINGQLVGKHWGGSTSFSMDISNFVTLGEEADLVVYVEDDTRSKLQATGKQCHDKDSRGCFYSRTTGIWQTVWMEPVYRHALNKVQIIPDLDNKQFVFRPTYRNLQAGTKLRIRVREDKRIVGEGTFAASDAGFCVIPLRFPKTWSPENPFLYEVYFDLFDADGKQIDNVFSYAGMRKVHIEGNRVFLNNELYYQRLVLDQGFYPDGGWTAPSDDELKADIQRGKLAGFNGARMHQKVFEQRYLHWAARLGYLVWGESANWGMDNSNEAAVRNFLSEWTSIVERDINEPAIVAWTPFNETWRPKNLEIQSRMQDDVYDLTKALDPTRPVVTASGGIHAEKEDVYAEHTYKQDPMELYNQLSKSERGVYIKHEESADYAGQPYMVDEFGGIRWLHNQQNEGVAKSATSWGYGTPPQTKEEFYKRLEDQVNVILSLDNIWGFCYTQLTDVEQEQNGLFSYDRESKFDLEKLNKIFSKSREEAKKEVEKMLKDNSNALGK
- a CDS encoding aldose epimerase family protein, giving the protein MLKFSTLFIAFLLIFATAFADIPTPYKTFTLRNSQQMEMTVTNLGGRIMNLKVPNAQGVPTNVVVGFDQAAQYLSSTEPYFGALIGRVGNRIAKGQFTVDGQQFQLPINNGENSLHGGLQGFQNLTWEATQVNESTLELHLTHPDGAEGFQGNMEVKVTYTLTEENALEITYHATADKATPCNLTNHAFFNLNGEGSGSILNHRLRIPAKEYTPVDAGLIPLGKNAKVKGTPFDFTEAKTIGRDIEQKNDQLTNGMGYDHNFFLKKKKGKLTKMAEVMGDKSGIVMEVFSTERCLQFYSGNFMESKNTFASGAKDDFRTAFCLETQEFPDAVNQPNFKAFILTPGKVYSSKSIYKFRVK
- a CDS encoding DUF1961 family protein, producing the protein MIKSALGIAAFLLLVSCSPKVPNYPEQLMNMVNWEEPIYQANFANRLELKNWELEGGKSMEIKNKALCLESESRPDPSSLSGNHMVAWLKPEMPADFFLTYRFRPENKQEGLAILFFNARGVNGSSIFDKQLKKRAGYFPDYHSGDLNNYHISYWSGKRQGANLRKNHGFHLVAQGNDPISTDSTDRFHRIGLLKKGKNISLFVDGVETLQYEDDGAVGGRAITQPGWIGLRQMDHTHFAEYKDLAVYPLK